The SAR324 cluster bacterium sequence TAGAGCAGGAACTTTCTGTTTGCATACATCAAGAGCATATTTGCAACGTGGCTGTAAAACACAACCAGTGGGTGGCTTTGATGGATCTGGAATGCTTCCTTGCAATAAAATTTTTCTTTCACTACCAACTTTGTACTTTGAAATAGCAGCTAAAAGTGCCTCAGTGTATGGATGTTTTGGGGAAGCATATATATCTCTGGCTAGAGCGACTTCAACAATTTTCCCCAGATACATAACAATAATTCTATCACTAAAATATTTAACTACTCCTAGATCATGGGCAATAAAAAGGTAGGAAAGATTAAAATCCTTTCTGAGATCAAGGAGAAGATTAAGAATTTGAGCTTGGACTGAAACATCCAATGCAGATACAGGCTCATCACATACAATGAACTTGGGTTGGCTACATAACGCTCTTGTGATTCCTATTCGCTGCCTTTGGCCACCACTAAATTGATGAGGATATTTTTGTAAATCATCTGGGGACAAGCCAACCTTAGTTATTAGCTCACAGGCTTTATTAAATCTCTCTTTTTGTGTGCCAATACTATGGATTGCTAATGGTTCGGTTACTATCTCAAGAACCTTCATTTTTGGATCGAGAGAAGAATACACGTCCTGAAAAAGCATCTGAAAATTTTTCCGAAAATCTTTGATTTGATGTTCAGGAGTTTGGGAAATATCTAAAATTTTTCCGTTAAAATTGTATTGTATGCTGCCTGCAGTAGGGGCAAATAATTTTACAATACATCTACCAACAGTGGTTTTACCAGATCCACTTTCACCAACGAGCCCTACAGTTTCACCTTTCTTTATGTGTAGACTGACATCATTGACAGCTTTGTTGAAACTGGAAATCCTATTGAAAAAGCCCTTACGATTCGGGAAAAATTTCTTAAGGCCCTTAACCTCTAGAATATTATTCTCATCCATAATTCAGATTTCTCCCCGGTCTGCATACTTCCAACAGCTAACTTCACGCCCATCCAACCTAATTAATTTTGGAGATTTGGACCTGCACAATGATGTTGCAAAATCACACCTAGGGGCAAAGCTACAACCTTCAGTAACTTCATATGGGCTTGGTACGACTCCTCTAATAGATTCAAGCCGACCAGAAATTTTAATTTCAGGACGAGATTTAAATAACCCTTGGGTGTAAGGATGAAGAGGTTCATTAAAAAGATCTTTAGTTGATGCCTTCTCTACAATTTTACCAACGTACATAACAGCGACATGATCAGTCACTTCGCTGATCACACCAAGATCGTGCGTAATCATCATTAGCGACATATTCAAATCATCTTGCAAATCTTTGATCAACTTTAAGATCTCAGCCTCGATTGTTACGTCAAGTGCTGTTGTTGGCTCATCAGCAATTAATAATTTTGGCTTACAACATAATGCCATCGCAATCATTACTCTTTGCCTCATCCCACCACTAATTTGGAACGGATATTCATTCATTCGTTGAGCAGGAGCTGAAATCTTCACCATATCAAGGGCATCTAAGGCAGCTTGCCTAGCGTTAGATTTAGAAATTTTCTGGTGTAGCCTAATGATTTCTATCAATTGATCACCAATTTTGTGGACTGGATTCAAAGACATCATTGGCTCTTGAAAAATCATAGCGATATCATTACCTCTTATCTTGCGAATTACTTTGCTATGAACATCAAGTTTTGCTAAATTTATCATGTCATTTTCATGACGATAAAAATTTATACTCCCATTTTCAATTTTAGCTTCAGGGTGTGGATGTAAAAGCATCATTGTTAGTGCAGTGATTGTCTTACCACAACCACTTTCACCAACAATTCCCAAAGATTTCCCTCTTGCAATATCAAAACTAATACCATCTACAGCTTTAACAGTACCTTGTGGAATATGAAAGTGAACAGCAAGGTTATCAACATTAATAAGCTTTTTTGAATTGGTGAATAAACTTTCACTCATTGAGGTTTAATTTCTAAAATTAATTCTGTTTATTTTGAATGAGGATCATTCAAGTCTCTTAACGCATCACCAATAAAATTAAAGCATAGAACTGAAATAACAATAAATCCAGCTGGAGTAATTAACCAAGGGTAGTGTTTAAGCGTTTGAACCTCTTTTAATTTTGTCAATAAAAGGCCCCAGCTAGTCATCGGGGGTTTAATTCCTAATCCAAGAAAACTTAGAGCGGCTTCACCAATGATCATTATTGGAATACTTAAAGTAGCAATTACGATAATATGACCAAAAACATTTGGGATGATGTGCGTTCTTATTATTCTTGCAGCACTAGCTCCAGCTATCTCTGCAGCATAAATAAAGTCAGATCGACGGATCGCAAGTACTTTACCACGTAGTTCACGTGCAAGACCAGCCCAACTGATGAAACCAAAAATAATGACAATACCCAGATAAACATAAGAAGATGGCCATTCCTTTGGGATTATTGAAGCAAGAGCCATCCAAAGTGCAACTTGTGGAATAGTTCTTACAATTTCAATTACGCGCTGTATTATGTTGTCATACCATCCACCAAAATAACCAGATATTGTCCCAATAATTGTACCCAGAATTACTAATATAACTACGCCAATTAAGCCAATTGATAGTGAAACACGTCCACCAAATATAATTCTACTAAGTAGATCACGACCAATAATATCTGTTC is a genomic window containing:
- a CDS encoding ATP-binding cassette domain-containing protein; its protein translation is MDENNILEVKGLKKFFPNRKGFFNRISSFNKAVNDVSLHIKKGETVGLVGESGSGKTTVGRCIVKLFAPTAGSIQYNFNGKILDISQTPEHQIKDFRKNFQMLFQDVYSSLDPKMKVLEIVTEPLAIHSIGTQKERFNKACELITKVGLSPDDLQKYPHQFSGGQRQRIGITRALCSQPKFIVCDEPVSALDVSVQAQILNLLLDLRKDFNLSYLFIAHDLGVVKYFSDRIIVMYLGKIVEVALARDIYASPKHPYTEALLAAISKYKVGSERKILLQGSIPDPSKPPTGCVLQPRCKYALDVCKQKVPALLPVPNKNDSFVACHRSSELNLESYSSK
- a CDS encoding ABC transporter ATP-binding protein; its protein translation is MSESLFTNSKKLINVDNLAVHFHIPQGTVKAVDGISFDIARGKSLGIVGESGCGKTITALTMMLLHPHPEAKIENGSINFYRHENDMINLAKLDVHSKVIRKIRGNDIAMIFQEPMMSLNPVHKIGDQLIEIIRLHQKISKSNARQAALDALDMVKISAPAQRMNEYPFQISGGMRQRVMIAMALCCKPKLLIADEPTTALDVTIEAEILKLIKDLQDDLNMSLMMITHDLGVISEVTDHVAVMYVGKIVEKASTKDLFNEPLHPYTQGLFKSRPEIKISGRLESIRGVVPSPYEVTEGCSFAPRCDFATSLCRSKSPKLIRLDGREVSCWKYADRGEI
- a CDS encoding ABC transporter permease, whose translation is MSDNLDYIHLTERQLKLKKFLRHKVAVFSSLLLFILYLMVIFADFFAPYGMLTNHKYYLYAPPQISKIRFVDNDGNFRWRPFIYRQVAKRDPKTLRFIYVDDTNKKDFIYLFVEGEKYKMLGLIESNIHLFGVKEGKLFLFGTDIIGRDLLSRIIFGGRVSLSIGLIGVVILVILGTIIGTISGYFGGWYDNIIQRVIEIVRTIPQVALWMALASIIPKEWPSSYVYLGIVIIFGFISWAGLARELRGKVLAIRRSDFIYAAEIAGASAARIIRTHIIPNVFGHIIVIATLSIPIMIIGEAALSFLGLGIKPPMTSWGLLLTKLKEVQTLKHYPWLITPAGFIVISVLCFNFIGDALRDLNDPHSK